The following coding sequences are from one Ochotona princeps isolate mOchPri1 chromosome 8, mOchPri1.hap1, whole genome shotgun sequence window:
- the LOC101531332 gene encoding glutaminase liver isoform, mitochondrial-like, with product MHLQEAQLDKELTCGIKGQAQAVQHHSAAFRFSLKFSLSLDEQFLLTGWSFATVSQASFSLFCKQRLVNFSGQFAFHVGLPANSAVSGTILLVVPNVMGMMCLSPPLDKLGNSHRGINFCQKLVSLFNFHNYDNLQYCARKLDLRREGGEVWNKTVVNLLFAAFSGDVSALRRFALSAMNMEKQDYDSRTALHVATAEGHTQVAEFLIGACKVNPFVKDRWGNIALDDPVWFNHLEVVKLLQDYQDSYMLSEIQAEAAAEALSKENLESMV from the exons ATGCACCTGCAGGAGGCACAGCTGGACAAGGAGTTGACGTGTGGCATCAAGGGCCAAGCGCAGGCCGTGCAGCACCACTCTGCTGCATTCAG GTTTTCGCTGAAGTTTTCTCTCTCACTTGATGAGCAATTTCTTTTAACTGGCTGGAGCTTTGCAACTGTTTCTCAagcatctttttctcttttctgcaaGCAGAGATTGGTGAACTTCTCGGGCCAGTTTGCCTTCCACGTGGGCCTGCCAGCCAATTCAGCTGTGTCGGGCACCATCCTTCTGGTGGTACCCAATGTCATGGGAATGATGTGTCTGTCACCTCCCTTGGACAAGCTCGGGAACAGCCACAGGGGCATCAACTTCTGCCAGAAGCTGGTGTCCCTCTTCAACTTCCACAACTATGACAACCTGCAGTACTGTGCCCGGAAGCTGGATCTGCGGCGTGAAGGGGGAGAGGTTTGGAACAAGACTGTGGTGAACCTCTTATTTGCTGCCTTTAGTGGAGATGTGTCAGCTCTGCGAAGGTTTGCCTTGTCAGCCATGAACATGGAGAAGCAGGACTATGACTCACGCACAGCTCTGCACGTGGCTACAGCTGAAGGACACACTCAAGTGGCTGAGTTCCTGATCGGGGCTTGCAAAGTGAATCCCTTTGTCAAGGACAGGTGGGGCAACATTGCCCTGGACGATCCTGTGTGGTTCAACCACCTGGAGGTGGTCAAGCTGCTTCAAGATTATCAAGACTCCTACATGCTCTCTGAAATCCAGGCTGAGGCCGCAGCTGAGGCTCTATCCAAAGAAAACTTGGAGAGTATGGTGTGA